One Tolypothrix sp. NIES-4075 DNA segment encodes these proteins:
- a CDS encoding ISAzo13 family transposase (programmed frameshift), whose protein sequence is MELTESLKNLLKETATQLKGAARRRFQAQTVMSLGYGGQLLAQKELGWDRNTIRKGIKELTSGITCVDNYPGRGRYKAESHLPTLLEDIKNLVDSQSQTDPSFKSQRLYTRLTASQVRKLLIEKFDYSDKQLPTKETIRIKLNYLGYRLKRVAKVLPQKKFPETDAIFEQLAIVNQSALDDKSVLRLSLDAKARVNIGSFDRGGRNRVPTETEDHDYNPKTTITPYGILIPELDELFLYFTESKVTSDFIVDVLGDFWKTESWRFPLIKTLILNQDNGGENNSRRTQFMKRIVEFAHQFQLNIRLAYYPPYHSKYNPIERTWGILENSWNGSILDEVETALNFAQNMTWKGKHPVVKLVSQTYETGVKLTKEAMLKIEKQVRRLTHSTHEEFTNLGKWFIDICCGST, encoded by the exons ATTGAATTAACTGAGTCACTAAAAAATCTACTCAAAGAAACAGCAACCCAATTAAAAGGTGCAGCCAGACGACGTTTTCAAGCGCAAACTGTGATGTCTTTAGGTTACGGAGGACAACTATTAGCTCAAAAAGAGTTAGGGTGGGATAGAAATACTATTCGTAAAGGGATTAAAGAATTAACTAGTGGTATAACTTGTGTAGACAACTATCCAGGAAGGGGACGTTATAAGGCAGAATCACACCTCCCAACTTTATTAGAAGATATAAAAAACTTAGTGGATTCTCAAAGCCAAACTGACCCCAGTTTTAAAAGCCAAAGACTTTATACACGCTTAACTGCAAGTCAAGTAAGAAAGCTATTAATTGAGAAATTTGATTATAGTGATAAACAGTTACCGACCAAAGAAACAATTCGGATCAAATTGAATTATTTAGGTTATCGACTCAAACGCGTAGCAAAAGTTCTTCCTCAAAAAAAAT TCCCAGAAACGGATGCTATCTTCGAGCAACTAGCAATAGTTAATCAATCAGCTTTGGATGACAAGAGTGTTTTACGTCTAAGCCTTGATGCTAAAGCTCGTGTAAATATAGGCTCATTTGACCGGGGCGGTAGAAACCGAGTTCCAACTGAAACAGAGGATCATGATTATAATCCAAAAACAACCATAACTCCCTATGGTATCTTGATTCCAGAGTTAGATGAACTTTTTTTATACTTTACAGAGTCTAAGGTGACGAGTGATTTTATTGTTGATGTTTTAGGAGATTTTTGGAAAACTGAGAGTTGGCGATTTCCTTTAATTAAAACACTTATTCTCAATCAAGATAATGGTGGAGAGAATAATTCCCGACGTACCCAGTTTATGAAACGCATAGTTGAATTTGCACATCAATTCCAACTAAATATACGTTTAGCTTATTACCCACCCTATCACAGTAAGTATAATCCGATTGAGCGAACATGGGGTATATTAGAAAATTCTTGGAATGGCAGTATTCTAGATGAAGTTGAAACAGCTTTAAACTTTGCTCAAAATATGACATGGAAAGGCAAACACCCTGTCGTTAAGTTAGTAAGTCAAACTTATGAGACTGGAGTTAAGCTTACTAAAGAAGCTATGTTGAAGATCGAAAAACAAGTCAGGCGTCTCACACACTCTACACATGAAGAATTTACTAACTTAGGTAAGTGGTTTATT